TAGCGAGTTCGGCGAGGGTTGGTGCCTGCACGATGAGGTTGTTTTCCATCCAGCGGGATGGAAAACGCTGACCCGGCTGCAGGCCCGCGAAGATATAGCGGTTGCGGTAGCGCTGGTCGAACACCAGCCAGGCGGGCACGTTCTCGCCGGGACCGTCGCCCTGCCCGTGCTCGCCGCCGTACATGGTGTGCACCGCCTCGACGTAAGGAGCGGACTCATTTCCGAATCGCTTGCCGTCGGCGTTGACGATGACGCAGCCGGGCAGATTGCGTTCCGCCAGGCAGAACCAGGGCTTGCCGCCCTTGAAGATCGTCGGCCCCCACCAGGCGTCGGCCATGATGTCGACGGCCGCGCCGAGCTCGAGACCGGCGCGGATGCCGTCGCCGGTGTTGGCGGGCGCGCCGGTGGTCCATTCGGTGGTGATCGGCGCGCGCTGGTATTTCCGCCGCATCTCGTCGTTGTGCTCGAAGCCGCCGCTGGCCAGCACCACACCGTGGCGAGCGGTGAAGCGGACGGTCCGGCCCTCGTGGTCGGCCTCGACACCGGTGACCCGGTCGTTCTCGACGATCAGCCCGGTCAGCGGGGTGTTCAGCAGCAGCGGCACGTCCGCGTCCAGCAGTCCTTTGCGGAGGGCGGCGGCAAGCGCCTGCCCCATGCCGAGCAGATGCTTGCCGGTGAGCCGGGCCCAGGTGGTGCGGACGCCGACCCGCATGGCGCGCAGCATGCCGCGCGGATGCCGCCGGATGAGGTTGAGCTGCTTGAAATCGGCCTGCGTGACCACGACGTTCAGCGGGGCTTTGCTATAGGCCGGCTCCAGGTTGAAGCGCTCCGCGCCGAGGATCTTGCCGTTGAACGGCTTGGGTTCGCACGAGCGTCCTTCGGCGCGGCCGCCCGGTGCCTCGGGGTAGTAGTCGGAATAGCCCGGCACCCAGCGCATCCGCAGCGGCGTGTGGTCGAGCACGAAGTCGAAGGCCTCGGCGCCGCGGTCGATGTAGGTGTCGATCCGATCCTTGGGCACGACGTCGCCGATGATGCTGTGCAGGTAGGTCCGCGCGTCCTCGCGGTCGTCGGGCCGACCTGACGCGCGCAGCGCCTTGTTCCCCGGGATCCACACGCCACCACCGGAGCGCGCGGTCGACCCGCCGTAGTGCGCGGCCTTTTCGATGAGCACCACGCTCAGCCCGTGATGGGCGGCGGTGAGGGCGGCGGTCATTCCGGCGGCGCCGCTGCCGACCACCACCACGTCGTATTCCCGATCATTCATGTAGAACACGTTATAGAATGGACGCGCCATTGGTCTATGTTGTGTGGCAGAAGACTTGCTCGGCGTTCCATTTGTCGAGGAAACTTGTTTCAGTTTCGGACCGGAGTGAAGTACATGGGCCTCGAATGGGACCTGACCACCGACGTTGTCGTGGTCGGATACGGCGCCGCGGGTGCGGCCGCCGCGCTGGAAGCCGCCGCGGCGGGCGCGCAGGTGCTTGTGCTCGAGCGATTCGCCGGGGGCGGCGCGTCGGCGCTGTCCGGCGGAATCATCTACGCGGGTGGCGGCACCTCAGTGCAGCGGGAGGCTGGGGTCGTGGACACTCCCGAGTCGATGCACGCCTACCTGGAGCGCGAGGTCGGCGATGCGGTGACGCCCGAGACGCTGCGCCGGTTCGTCGATGAGAGCCCCGCGCTGATCGAATGGCTGAAGGGCCATGGCGTGCCGTTCGAGGCGTCGCTGTGCCCGTACAAGACCTCCTATCCGAACGATCGCTACTACCTGTACTACTCCGGCAGCGAGATCTCCGGCGCGTTCCGCGACATCCCGGCCGCGCAGCGCGGACACCGAGTGAAGGGTAGGGGTACCTCGGGCAAGAAGCTCACCGGCCCGCTCGCCGCCTCCGCGTCCCGGCTCGGTGTGCGGGTGGAAACCCTGACGCGGGCAACGCAATTGCTCACCGACGACGTGGGCTCGGTGATCGGCGTCGAATGCCACACGCTGCGCGATGCGCCCGGCCGGATCCGCGACCGCTACACCCGCATGGCGACCATCGCGGCCAAGCCGGGCATCTACTATCCACCGCTGCGGCGGGCACTGGAGAAACGGCTCGTGGGCATGGAACGCCGATACGGCACCACGATTCGCGTCCTGGCGCGCAGGGGTGTGGTGGTCAGCGCGGGCGGGTTCATCGCTAACCGTGACATGGTGCGGCAGTACGCGCCGCGATACCGGGGTGGTCTCGCGCTCGGCACCACTGGTGACGACGGCAGCGGCATCCTGATGGCGCAGCGGGTCGGCGCGGCCGTCGACCGCATGGACAACGTCTCGGCGTGGCGCTTCCTGCTGCCGCCCAGCGCCTTCACCGGCGCGGTGCTGGTGGACGCGGACGGCCGCCGGGTGATCGACGAGACCCGCTACGGCGCCGCGGTCGGCCATGCGCTGATCACTGAGCATGACGGCAAGGGCTGGCTGCTCGCCGACGACACCCTGATGCGCACCGCGATCGGCCAGATCGGCAAGCAAGGCGCCTGGTTCCAGCGCGGGCAGTTCGAGACCATGCGGCGCACCGCGATTCGCGGCGCCACCCTGGAAGAGGTCGCGGCGAAAGCCGGGATCGGTGCCGCCGGTCTGCGCGCGACGGTCGAGGCGCACAACGCGGCGATCGACACCGGCGCGCCCGATCCGGTCGGCAAGCCGGCCGAGTTCACGAAACCCGTCCGCACCGGCCCGTTCTGGCTGTTGGATGTGGGCATCGAGCCGAGCCTGACAAACCCATGTCCGATGCTCACCCTCGGCGGTGTCGTCGTGGACGAGCACACCGGCGCGGTGAAGTCCACGGAGGGAAACGATATTCCCGGCCTCTTCGCGGCGGGCCGGACCGCGATCGGCATCTGCTCGAAGTCCTACGTCAGCGGTCTTTCGCTGTCCGATTGCGTCTTCTCTGGACGCCGGGCCGGGCGATCCGCGGCGAGCGAGCAGGTCCCGGCGCTCGATCAAGCAACAGTGGAAGGAACTTAGCGTGCTGTCCGACGTGGTACGAACCGAACTTGCCGACGAGCTCGAGCGCGCCGAGCGCGACCGTGTGGCGATCGATCCGCTGGTCGCCAGGTACACCGGCATCGACGTGGTCGACGCCTACCAGATCCAGCTGATCAATATCCGGCGCAGGCTCGACGGCGGCGCCAGGGTGGTCGGCCACAAGGTTGGCCTGTCGTCGAAGGCCATGCAGCAGATGATGGGCGTCGACGAGCCGGACTATGGGCATCTGCTCGCGGAAATGGAAGTCTACGAAGACGTTCCGGTGGAGGCGGGTCGCTACCTGTTTCCGCGGGTCGAGGTGGAAGTCGGGTTCGTGCTCGGCGCCGACCTACCCGGCGCGCACTGCACCGAGGAGGACGTGCTCGCCGCCACGGTCGCCTTCGCGCCGGCGATCGAGCTGATCGACTCGCGGGTCAAGGACTGGAACATCGGGCTGGCCGACACCATCTCCGACAACGCATCCTCCGCCGGGTTCGTGCTCGGTGCGCAGCGTGTCGCGCCGAAGGACATCGACGTCAAGGCGATCGACGCGGTGCTCACCCGCAACGGCGATGTCGTCGCCGAGGGCCGCAGCGACGCGGTGCTCGGCGACCCGGTGATCGCGGTGGCCTGGCTGGCGCGCAAGGTCGCGAGCTTCGGGGTGCGGCTGAAGGCGGGCGACATTGTGCTGCCCGGCTCGTGCACCCGTGCCATCGACGCCCGTCCGGGCGACGCATTCCATGCCGAGTTCGCCGGACTCGGTTCCGTCCGTCTGCAATTCACCTAGGAGGCCTGTCGTGTCCGTGCAGGGGACCGTCACCGCCGCGATCGTCGGGTCCGGCAACATCAGTACCGATCTGCTCTACAAGCTGCTGCGTTCGGAGAAGGTCGAGCCGCGCTGGATGATCGGTATCGACCCGGACAGCGAGGGCTTGAAGCGTGCCCGCGGCCTCGGGCTGGACACCTCGCACGAAGGTGTCGATTGGTTGCTCGGCCAGTCCGAACTGCCGGACTTGATCTTCGAGGCGACCTCGGCATACGTGCACCGTGCCGCCGCGCCGCGCTACGCAGAGGCGGGCATCCGCGCAGTGGATCTCACGCCCGCCGCCGTGGGTCCCGCCGTAGTGCCGCCGGTCAACCTCGGCGCGAATCTCGACGCGCCGAACGTCAACATGATCACCTGCGGCGGCCAGGCGACCATTCCGATCGTCGCCGCCGTGTCGCGGGTGGTACCGGTGCCATACGCGGAGATCGTCGCGTCGGTGTCGTCGGTTTCGGCGGGCCCCGGCACCCGGGCCAATATCGACGAGTTCACCAAGACCACCAGCCGCGGCGTGGAGACCATCGGCGGCGCGCGGCGGGGCAAGGCGATCATCATCCTGAACCCCGCCGAGCCGCCGATGATCATGCGCGACACCATCTTCTGCGCCATACCCGAAGGCGCCGACACCGACGTCGTCGCCGACTCCATCCACCGCATGGTCGCCGACATCCAGCAGTACGTGCCCGGCTATCGGCTGCTCAACGAACCACAGTTCGACCAGCCGTCGGTGGTGTCCGGTGGCATGGCGAAGGTCTCGGTGTTCGTCGAGGTCGAGGGCGCGGGCGACTTCCTTCCGCCGTACGCGGGCAATCTCGACATCATGACCGCCGCCGCGACGCAGGTGGGCGAGGTCATCGCCGACCAGATTGTCTCGGCCCGGCTGTAAGGAGCGAAAGAATGTCCTACTCAGCAGAACTCGACATCCGCGTCACCGATACCTCGCTGCGCGACGGATCGCACCACAAGCGCCACCAGTTCACCGCCACGGAGGTGCGTGACATCGTCGCGGCACTGGACGGCGCGGGCGTTCCGGTGATCGAGGTGACCCATGGCGACGGCCTGGGCGGCTCGTCGTTCAACTACGGCTTCTCCAAGACGCCTGAGCAGGAACTGGTCACGATCGCCGCCGAGACGGCGAGGCAGGCCAAGATCGCCGTGCTGATGCTGCCCGGCGTCGGTGTCAAAGAAGACATCAAGGTCTCGCAGGACAACGGCGTCTCCATCTGCCGTATCGCCACCCACTGCACCGAGGCCGACGTGTCCATCCAGCACTTCGGGCTTGCGCGCGAACTCGGTCTGGAGACTGTCGGATTCCTGATGATGTCGCATACCCAGCCTCCCGAGGTGCTGGCCAAGCAGGCCCGCATCATGGCCGACGCGGGCTGCCAGTGCGTCTACGTGGTGGACTCCGCGGGAGCCCTTGTCCTGGAGCAGGTTTCCGATCGGGTGGCAGCGATCGTCGCCGAGCTCGGCAATGACGCCCAAGTCGGCTTCCACGGCCACGAGAACCTGGACCTCGCGGTCGCCAACTCGGTCTATGCGATTCGCGCTGGCGCCACCCAAATCGACGGCAGCGCCCGTCGTTTCGGCGCGGGCGCGGGTAACACCCCGGTCGAGGCCCTGATCGGTGTCTGCGACAAACTCGGCATCAAGACCGGCATCGACTTCTTCGCCATCGCCGACGCCGCCGAAGACGTGGTCCGCCCCGCTATGCCGCAGGAATGCCTGCTCGACCGCCAGGCCCTGATGATGGGCTACGCGGGTGTGTACTCCAGCTTCCTCAAGCATGCCGAACGCCAGGCCGAGCGCTACGGCGTCTCCACCGCCGAAATGCTTGTGCGCGCGGGCAAACGCAAACTCGTCGGCGGGCAGGAAGACCAGCTCATCGACATCGCCCTGGAACTCCAGCGGGAAGCCACGGCCGCGCGGGTTGGCTGATAACATCGCGAATGTAATGTATCCATGGTGATATCATGTATTCAATTCAAGATATCACCGGAGGTGCGCCATGACTCGGACAGTGATCGACCTCGATGACCAACTGGTTGCCGATGTGTCCAAGGCGCTCGGCACCGGAACGAAAAAGGAAACGGTGAACGCGGCCCTTCGTGAGGTGCTGGAGACCCGTCGTCGGGCGCTGGCTCTCACCCGTCTTCAGGATGCTGTCGCCGATGGCGCATTCGACCTGGATGTCCTCGAGGACAAGCGGAAATACCGTCGGTGAGCGCGGCTCAGTTCCTCATCGACACGAGCGCTTTGGTCCCGCTGTTCAGGCGCGACAACGAGGCTGTCGCATGGCAGCGTGCCGCCGCTGCCGGACTGATTGCGATCTGTCCGATAACCGAGCTCGAGTTCTTCTACAGTGCACGCTCTTCAGCTGACCGTCAGCGAGCGATCGAGGATATGAGGTCGCTGTTCGGCTGGGAGCCGGTCGATGATCGCGCGTGTGACCGGGCTTGGGCGGTACAGGGAGAACTGACGAAGCGAGGGCGACATCGCAGCGCGGGCCCGGTCGATCTGGTCGTGGCCGCCACCGCCGAGCTCCGTGGGCTGACTTTGCTGCATCGGGATCACGACTTCGACTGCATCGCCGCGGTGACCGGCCAGCCACATCAGTGGCTCGGCTCGAGCTAGTGGTTGCTGCGCAGCGTCCATCCCCACGATACGGGCCGCATCCTCCTCAGCGGCGAAATGCTCATCGGCCCGGTGGGGCGAAGCGGATCAGCAGGTACCAGCATGCGGTAGGACGGGTTGTCACCAGGGATGGCAGCGGCCGTCCCAGTGGCCCCACCCGTCGTGTTCGTCGTTGTGCCACGCTCCGTGCCGGTCGCAGTGCCAGTCGTTGCGGAAGGGATCGCCCGGGTCGTGCCACCCTGGACGATTCCAGCCGCCCCAGTCGCGATCCTGATGAGTTGGGAACTGTGCACCCGGCACTGCGGCGGTGGCAGATCCGGCGAGCGGCCCGACGAATGCGGCACCCGCCGCGGCGACTACCGCCAAGGTGCCGGCAAGTTTCATTTTCATGGCAGGAGCCTTTCGGAGGACGAGATACGTGCGTGACGGGACCATTCCAGTCCACCGATGGCGCGGCGACAACGGAGTTCACGGGATTCTCAGCACACTCCCACCTGCGTTCTCAGCACACTCCCACCGGCGAAGGGGATCGAGGAACAGAACTGCCCAAATCCGGCACCAACGCGTCCGAGTAGGGCCTTTGCCGCCCTACAGAATGTCCATCACCCCCGGACCGGACCTACGGGCCGGCGCCGATGATCGGGATCATCCCCATGTGGGCGCGGTCGACGCGCTTGCGGTAGATCTGCCTGGAGTCCGTGGTGGGTGACTCTGCCTTCGATCGCTCAGGCTGCCACTTCTCCGGTTGGCGTTCGAGGAAGTTCCAGGGCGCATGGGTCGTACCAGGTGTTGTCACGATCGCTTCGCCGTACTCCGCGCTGTGGGCAGGTTGTCGAGGGTGGCTTGCACGGCAACTGCGGTGGCGGTGGGTTCGATACCGAATGTCGCGCTGGCAGCGGCAGAATCGAGCACGAATGGCTGGTCGAACTGATACCGCACTTCGCGCATCTCGCGGGCATTCGAATCGAACAGGCCCCCGGCCCACAGCACTGCCGCGGGCATGTGGCGCACTCGCGCGGGCGGTGCGCCCGCGAGGTCTGCCGTCAGCTCGGCGAGCGCGCGTACCGACAGCGGTGGCGCGGTGGGTGCGTGCCATGCTCGGCCCCAAGCGGTTTCGTCATCGGCGACGGCCACGAGGGTCCGCGCCATGTCGTCGATGACGGTCCAACTGTGCGGCGCATCCAGATCGCCGGGGAACAGCGCCGGTTTTCCCGCGTGGACGGCAGGAAGCACCATAACCGTGAACGCCGAATTCGCTCCGGCGCCAAGGTAATCGGATCCGCGCACCTCGGCAGTGTGAATACGGCCCGCTTGGTGTGCGGTCAATGCCGCATTCCAGAGTTCGGCTCGCGTGCGACCTTTCGTGGAATTGGGACGGAGCGGGTGTTGTTCGGTGATCGGCGCGTCCACCGCGCCGTAGCCGTAGAGGTTTCCGGCGGTGACAAGCACCGCTCCGGTTTTCTCCGCGGTGGAAATCGTGGACTGGATCAGCGGCGGGAAGTCGGTGGGCCACCGGTGGTACTCGGGCTGGGCGCACTGATAGATCGCGGTAGCGCCCGCACTGTGCGTACTGAGGCTGGACGAATCGGTGGCGTCGGCGGCGATCCGCTCGATCCTTCGGTGTTGCGGTCCGGTGCCGCGGCGGGTGATGAGGCGAACCTGGTCGCCCCGATCGGCAAGCAGCAGCGCGGTGGCCGAACCCGCCGGGCCTGCTCCGATGACGATGTGAATGGACATGTTCGTGATCCCGTCTGACGTTCCGTTTCGAGAACACTGTTCTCGATGTCTCGGATCATCGTATGGGCGACCGTCGATCTCTGTCAAGAACGATGTTCTTGAAAAGGTCCGCTGTTCTTCCGGTGACTAGTTGTTCTCTATACTGCGGGTATGTCCGCACCGTCACTGCGCGCTCGGGTCCGTGCCGAAATGACCGAGGAGATCAAGGCTGCCGCTCGGAAACGGCTGGCCGTCGACGGCGCGAACCTGTCACTGCGCGGTGTAGCCCGGGACATGGGCATCGTCGCCTCCGCGCTCTACCGGTACTTCCCGAGCCGCGACGACCTGCTGACCGCCTTGATCATGGAGGCTTACCAGTCCCTCGGCGCGGCCGCCGCGGCGGCGGCCGCGCAGGCGCCTGCGCACGAGTACCGCGAACGGTGGTTGGCGGTCTGCTGGGCCGTGCGTGACTGGGCCACCGCGCACCGGGCCGAATACGGGCTGCTCTACGGCAGCCCGGTTCCCGGATACGATGCCCCGAAAGACACTGTCGCCCTGGCATCGAAGGTGGTGCTGCTGCTGTCCGCCATAGCTGCCGACGCCGTCGCCGCGGGCCGCCTCGATCCCGCGCCACTGTCATCACCCCTGCCCGAACCGGTGCGCGCGGACCTGCGGACATTGATCGAACAGCAGGCATCCGATCTGCCCGAGGAAGTTCTCGACCGCGTCTTCGTCGGCTGGACCCAACTGTTCGGCTTGGTCACGTTTGAAATCTTCGGCCGCCTCGACGGCACCATCGAGGCCCGCGCCGGCTACTTCGAGCACCACATGAACCTGATGGCCGACCTCGTCGGGCTATAGGAAGCGGACTCGAAACACCTGATCGTCGTGCCCATTCTGTCCAGCTGGGCGGAAGCTGCCAACAAGCCGACTCGAGGCGCTGATCAAGCTTCACAACGGCCCGCGCAGCGCCCTGGCCTGGCGCGACCAGGTGGAACACCGTGTCAGGCCGGTGTCAGGGTGGTGTCAGGTCAGACGCTGACACTTGCTGCCATGACGAAGAACAGCACCTCCTCGACCAGTTCGAAGTGGACCGGAATGGTGCCGGTCGATGACACCTCCCTGGCCGTGACCGACACCGGTGGCCCCGGCCGGCCCGTCGTCTACCTCAACGGCGCCTACGCCGATCAGTCGCACTGGCTGCGGGTGATCGCCGAACTCGGGCCCGGCTTCCGGCACATCACCTACGACGAGCGGGCCCGCGGCAAATCCGAGCAGTCCGCGGATTACTCCTTCGAAGCCTGCTTGCGAGATGTCGATGCTGTCCTCGCGGCGCGTGGGGTGGCGCGGCCGATTCTGGTGGGCTGGTCCTACGGTGGGGTGCTGGGGTGGCATTGGGCCGACCGGAATCCGGACCGTGTCCTGGGGGTGGTGACCGTGGACGCCGCTCCGTGCGGCTTGACCGGCGAGGAAGGCGCTGAGCGGATCCGGAAGTTGTTCCACCGGATGCGGTTTGTGCTGCCGCTGGTGCGCCCATTCGGCATGGCCGCGCGCATGACCGCCGCTCAGCATGCCGAGTCCAACATCGAGCTCAACGAGATCGCCGCGGCGAGCGTGCCGGTCCTCAACCGGCTGACCTGCGCCGTGCGGTTCGTCCTGGCCACTGGTGACAGCCTCGGCAGCCAGAAAGGGGAGATGGAACAGGCGCGGGCCGCACTCGAACCGGTCCTCGCCCACAACCCGAACGTCACGGTGAGCGCGAAGGTCGCGA
The DNA window shown above is from Nocardia sp. NBC_01730 and carries:
- a CDS encoding NAD-dependent epimerase/dehydratase family protein; translated protein: MSIHIVIGAGPAGSATALLLADRGDQVRLITRRGTGPQHRRIERIAADATDSSSLSTHSAGATAIYQCAQPEYHRWPTDFPPLIQSTISTAEKTGAVLVTAGNLYGYGAVDAPITEQHPLRPNSTKGRTRAELWNAALTAHQAGRIHTAEVRGSDYLGAGANSAFTVMVLPAVHAGKPALFPGDLDAPHSWTVIDDMARTLVAVADDETAWGRAWHAPTAPPLSVRALAELTADLAGAPPARVRHMPAAVLWAGGLFDSNAREMREVRYQFDQPFVLDSAAASATFGIEPTATAVAVQATLDNLPTARSTAKRS
- the kstD gene encoding 3-oxosteroid 1-dehydrogenase; the protein is MNDREYDVVVVGSGAAGMTAALTAAHHGLSVVLIEKAAHYGGSTARSGGGVWIPGNKALRASGRPDDREDARTYLHSIIGDVVPKDRIDTYIDRGAEAFDFVLDHTPLRMRWVPGYSDYYPEAPGGRAEGRSCEPKPFNGKILGAERFNLEPAYSKAPLNVVVTQADFKQLNLIRRHPRGMLRAMRVGVRTTWARLTGKHLLGMGQALAAALRKGLLDADVPLLLNTPLTGLIVENDRVTGVEADHEGRTVRFTARHGVVLASGGFEHNDEMRRKYQRAPITTEWTTGAPANTGDGIRAGLELGAAVDIMADAWWGPTIFKGGKPWFCLAERNLPGCVIVNADGKRFGNESAPYVEAVHTMYGGEHGQGDGPGENVPAWLVFDQRYRNRYIFAGLQPGQRFPSRWMENNLIVQAPTLAELATEIGVPEQNLAATIERFNSFAATGVDEDYRRGDSAYDKYYGDPTVKPNPCLAALVEGPFYAAEMVPGDLGTKGGLVTDAAGRVLREDETVIDGLYASGNVSAPVMGHTYAGPGATIGPALTFGYLAVLDIVKRRKDQPAIASAEA
- a CDS encoding PIN domain nuclease, encoding MSAAQFLIDTSALVPLFRRDNEAVAWQRAAAAGLIAICPITELEFFYSARSSADRQRAIEDMRSLFGWEPVDDRACDRAWAVQGELTKRGRHRSAGPVDLVVAATAELRGLTLLHRDHDFDCIAAVTGQPHQWLGSS
- a CDS encoding 2-keto-4-pentenoate hydratase, with protein sequence MLSDVVRTELADELERAERDRVAIDPLVARYTGIDVVDAYQIQLINIRRRLDGGARVVGHKVGLSSKAMQQMMGVDEPDYGHLLAEMEVYEDVPVEAGRYLFPRVEVEVGFVLGADLPGAHCTEEDVLAATVAFAPAIELIDSRVKDWNIGLADTISDNASSAGFVLGAQRVAPKDIDVKAIDAVLTRNGDVVAEGRSDAVLGDPVIAVAWLARKVASFGVRLKAGDIVLPGSCTRAIDARPGDAFHAEFAGLGSVRLQFT
- a CDS encoding TetR/AcrR family transcriptional regulator → MSAPSLRARVRAEMTEEIKAAARKRLAVDGANLSLRGVARDMGIVASALYRYFPSRDDLLTALIMEAYQSLGAAAAAAAAQAPAHEYRERWLAVCWAVRDWATAHRAEYGLLYGSPVPGYDAPKDTVALASKVVLLLSAIAADAVAAGRLDPAPLSSPLPEPVRADLRTLIEQQASDLPEEVLDRVFVGWTQLFGLVTFEIFGRLDGTIEARAGYFEHHMNLMADLVGL
- the dmpG gene encoding 4-hydroxy-2-oxovalerate aldolase is translated as MSYSAELDIRVTDTSLRDGSHHKRHQFTATEVRDIVAALDGAGVPVIEVTHGDGLGGSSFNYGFSKTPEQELVTIAAETARQAKIAVLMLPGVGVKEDIKVSQDNGVSICRIATHCTEADVSIQHFGLARELGLETVGFLMMSHTQPPEVLAKQARIMADAGCQCVYVVDSAGALVLEQVSDRVAAIVAELGNDAQVGFHGHENLDLAVANSVYAIRAGATQIDGSARRFGAGAGNTPVEALIGVCDKLGIKTGIDFFAIADAAEDVVRPAMPQECLLDRQALMMGYAGVYSSFLKHAERQAERYGVSTAEMLVRAGKRKLVGGQEDQLIDIALELQREATAARVG
- a CDS encoding FAD-binding protein, which translates into the protein MGLEWDLTTDVVVVGYGAAGAAAALEAAAAGAQVLVLERFAGGGASALSGGIIYAGGGTSVQREAGVVDTPESMHAYLEREVGDAVTPETLRRFVDESPALIEWLKGHGVPFEASLCPYKTSYPNDRYYLYYSGSEISGAFRDIPAAQRGHRVKGRGTSGKKLTGPLAASASRLGVRVETLTRATQLLTDDVGSVIGVECHTLRDAPGRIRDRYTRMATIAAKPGIYYPPLRRALEKRLVGMERRYGTTIRVLARRGVVVSAGGFIANRDMVRQYAPRYRGGLALGTTGDDGSGILMAQRVGAAVDRMDNVSAWRFLLPPSAFTGAVLVDADGRRVIDETRYGAAVGHALITEHDGKGWLLADDTLMRTAIGQIGKQGAWFQRGQFETMRRTAIRGATLEEVAAKAGIGAAGLRATVEAHNAAIDTGAPDPVGKPAEFTKPVRTGPFWLLDVGIEPSLTNPCPMLTLGGVVVDEHTGAVKSTEGNDIPGLFAAGRTAIGICSKSYVSGLSLSDCVFSGRRAGRSAASEQVPALDQATVEGT
- a CDS encoding alpha/beta fold hydrolase encodes the protein MTKNSTSSTSSKWTGMVPVDDTSLAVTDTGGPGRPVVYLNGAYADQSHWLRVIAELGPGFRHITYDERARGKSEQSADYSFEACLRDVDAVLAARGVARPILVGWSYGGVLGWHWADRNPDRVLGVVTVDAAPCGLTGEEGAERIRKLFHRMRFVLPLVRPFGMAARMTAAQHAESNIELNEIAAASVPVLNRLTCAVRFVLATGDSLGSQKGEMEQARAALEPVLAHNPNVTVSAKVASNHSHILRKDFRAVAEAVRETAAAHDQEGSPS
- a CDS encoding type II toxin-antitoxin system VapB family antitoxin encodes the protein MTRTVIDLDDQLVADVSKALGTGTKKETVNAALREVLETRRRALALTRLQDAVADGAFDLDVLEDKRKYRR
- a CDS encoding acetaldehyde dehydrogenase (acetylating), translated to MSVQGTVTAAIVGSGNISTDLLYKLLRSEKVEPRWMIGIDPDSEGLKRARGLGLDTSHEGVDWLLGQSELPDLIFEATSAYVHRAAAPRYAEAGIRAVDLTPAAVGPAVVPPVNLGANLDAPNVNMITCGGQATIPIVAAVSRVVPVPYAEIVASVSSVSAGPGTRANIDEFTKTTSRGVETIGGARRGKAIIILNPAEPPMIMRDTIFCAIPEGADTDVVADSIHRMVADIQQYVPGYRLLNEPQFDQPSVVSGGMAKVSVFVEVEGAGDFLPPYAGNLDIMTAAATQVGEVIADQIVSARL